The genomic window ACCGGCGCCAGCATCGCACTCGTTGGCGATCCCTTCCAGGCGCTCCCAGTCGGCCACGCCGGCGCGATGGCCGCCGCGACCCGTCGAGCCACCGCCACCATCGAACTCACCAGCGTCCACCGATTCGACAACCCCGACTACGCCGCACTCACCCTGCGACTACGCAACCCCGGCGACCAAGCTACCGCCCTTCAGGTCGCGGCCGACCTCGACGCGACCGGTCACGTGCGCCGCGTCGACAACGCTGACGCCGCCCGCGACGCGATGATCCAGGAGTACTTCCACTGGTCATCGCGCGGCTCTCGGGTGTGCCTCGTCACCGGCAGCAACGCCGAAGCCGACGCGATCAACGAAGCGATACAGCTCCGCCGCATCGAAGAAGGCCGTCTTGACCCACGCACCGCCGCAACCGGCCACGACGGTCAACAACTCCTCGTCGGCGACACCGTCCAAACCCGGCGCAACGACCGAGCCGCCGGCGTCGAAAACCGCGCCACCTGGACCATCCGCGCCATCCACCACGACACGATCGACCTGATGTCACCCACGGACAGCAGCGACATCCGCCGCGTACCGCTCACCTACGCCGCCGAACACATCCACCTCGCCTACGCCTCCACCGTCCACGGCATCCAAGGAGAGACCAGTGATGCCTCCATCGTGGGACCAGACGTCGACGCCTCCGGCCTCTACGTCGGTCTCACCCGCGGGCGTCACCACAACCTCGTCCTCGCAGTTGCTGGCACGGACGCGGCCAGCCGCGAGCAACTCGCCGGTTGCATGCTGCGTGGAAGCCGGGAACTTACTCTGGTCGACTCGGTCGAGGCAGCTCGCGCCGAACACCGGCGCGCAGCGCACACCAACCAGGCCGCACCGCTCACGGCGCCATCAACCCTTTCGGCCGGTATCGGGATTTGACCAACGCGGGGCGTTGACCAAGCGAATGACCGCGCCGGTCTAACGCCCGCCCGCAAAGCTCCTCTTCGCGTCGCCCCGTCGGCAGAACGCAACCCCGGGCGTCGCTTGCTCGGGTTTCTACGTTGGCGTTATCGGTGCGCGGGATGCGCGCGCCGATAAGCCCCGGTCATGTTGATTCGCCAGGTGACCATGTCTTCGCTGACTCCGTATCTTCTGGCGATCTCGCTGGGCTCGCTTCCGCGCCGAAGCGCGGTGACGAGGCCCAATTCGTGGATCAGCAGTGCTCCTGCCATCCACTGCGCCTGGTCTTCCATCACTTGATCCCACTCGCGGCAGCCCGAACCGTCTACCGCCGGCGTGGGGTCGTGCAGGAGAAGGCCGTGGCCGAGCTCGTGGCAGATGTTGCTCGCCTGACGGGCGGGGGAGTGAGCGTCGTTATGCAGGATGACGCGACCGGACCCGTGGAAGACGGTCACTCCTGAGAACGCGGCGG from Microbacterium sulfonylureivorans includes these protein-coding regions:
- a CDS encoding ImmA/IrrE family metallo-endopeptidase; amino-acid sequence: MPPPAGFVKKHVTDLAYETREELGLSPFDRLEPLALAEYLAIPVRKLSELREENPAAADYFLTRDPAAFSGVTVFHGSGRVILHNDAHSPARQASNICHELGHGLLLHDPTPAVDGSGCREWDQVMEDQAQWMAGALLIHELGLVTALRRGSEPSEIARRYGVSEDMVTWRINMTGAYRRAHPAHR